The DNA sequence GCCCAGTTGGTCCGTGTCGCTGTCGTAGTACCCGTCGAAGCGGCGCAGCTCGATCGCGTCCAGTTCCGGGAAGACGATGTCCGTGAGCCATTCCGTCCGCGGCAGGGTCATTTTCAGGTCCATGCGTCGGCCGGCCACGGGTTCGAAAGCGCCTTCGGGCTGGAAGAAGCTGGTGATCTTCTGCTGCGCGCGGGGCACGATGCTGTCCGCGCCCAAGTTGCTGTGGTAGGTGAGGGTGATGGCGTCACTGTCCAGTTCCACGGCGGTGGAATCGCTGGCGAGCAGCGCACCGATGCGGAAGCGCTGGAAAAGGAACTCCTCGTTGCCGTTGGAGAGCCGCAGGTCGCGGGCACCCAGCTTGGTGCTGCCGTGGAATTCCGGCGAGAAGGCCAACCGGCCAGCGAGTCCGCCAGACAGATCAAGCGGCCAGCCCACGAGTCCGAGCTCCTGCAGTTGGAGCTTGCGCATCACCAGGTCCAGGTCCACGGCCAGACTGTCGCCAGGTTGCGGCCAGCGCCCTTTGGCATCCAGCAGCAGGTCGGCATGTTCGGCGCGGGCCATCAGGCCCATGGCCAGGCTGTCGCCCTGGGCGGTGAGGTGCAGGCGCAGACTGCTGAGGTCGTTGCCGGCGTAGGTGAGCGCGGTGGGGGTCACCGAGATGGACCCACGCCGCGAAGGGCCGTTCAGGTCTTCGCCTCCGGCCACCACCTTCAGATCGATGGGTCCAAGCGACGTGTCGCCCACGATCCTCCCGGCGTCGATCGCCGAGAGGGTGAGCGCGAGATCGAGACCATCGGGCATGTTGCCGCTCCAGTCGTGCACCACGGCGAAGCCCGTCACGCGGCCCAGGTCGCTGTTCAGGGCGAGGACCGTGCGTAAGGTGCCACGCTCGCCGCTGGCATCGCCGCGCATGCTGAGGTGTTGCGGAAACGTCACATCTGGCGGTGCGAAGGCCCGCGCCACCTGCCGGATGCCCTTGCCCATCACGAATTCTTCCAGGTGCAGGGCGAAATCGTTGAAGGGCCAGTTCTCCGCGCGGCGGGTACGTCCTTCCAGGCGGATGCGGCTGCCCTGGTCGCCGGTGAGATGCAGGCCCATGCTTTCCGCACTGTTGGCGGTGCCTTGCAACCACGCACGCGTGTCCCAGATCTCCTCCGCGGAGGCGGCGGCGGGCAGCGCGATGCCCAATGCGGCGAGCAGGGGATGGAGGCCCGCCATGCGGAGTTGGGCGCTGAGCTCGGCCTCGAGGGGAACCGCGTAGGGGGTACGGTAGGCGCGCGACAGATCGCCGGGATGGGCCCGCAGTTGGAAGGCGATGGTGTTGTCCATGGCGCTGATCCGCCCTTTGTGCAACGCGATGGTTTCCGGGGTGGCGACCAAGGCGAAGGATAGTTCGAGTGAAGTGGTGTCGGGCCCTGCGGCGACACGCATCCGCTCCAGTTCCATGGCGATGCGTGAATTGTTGACGGCGATCCCCTGCGCTTGCAGCTCGATCCCACGCGACACCACTTGGGTGGCATCCGCGAGCGAGCTGGGCGTGGCGATGCTGTCAGTATGCAGGGCGAAACGGCTCTGTGCGATGCGCAGATCGCCGATCGCCAGGTCCCAGTCCTGTGTCCAATACCTGAAACCGTCATCGCGGTCCAGCCACAAGGGATCCGGATGGGCCGTGGTATCCGGCACGTCCTCACCCGACATCGCCAGCATGCCGAAGTCGAGCCCCGCGATATCCACCCGCTCCAGGTCGATGTGTTGTCGCACTGAGGCCATGGCGCGTGTCCGCACTTCCCCGTGTCGCAGGCCGAGCCACAGGCTGTCGCCGCTGCCGGTGGTCTTCATGGTGAAGTTCACCGCTTCCAAGGCGATCCTGCGGAAGCGCACGTCGATGTCCGCCAAGGGGTTCTCCAGTTCAGGATAGGCCGGGGGCGTGGGATCGCCGCCCGCGAGGCGCAGGTCGAGGCGGGTATTGTTCAAGCGCAGTTCACCGGCATGGAAGATCAGCGGATCCAGCGCGAAGCGGTCGAAGCCCAGGTCCAATTCGCCCAAGCGCAATTCCAGCTCCAGTGAAGAGGGCGCCAGATGCATGGTGTAATGGATCCTCTCCAACCGCACCTGTCCCAAGCGGATGTGCGGGCCGCCGCCGGTTTCCTCCTCCACCACCGGTGCGCTCGGCTCTTCACCCACGAAGGCATCGATGATGAACTGGAAGTTGAACACGCTGTCCGTGTCCTGCGTGAGCGTGGCGCGTGTGTCGGCGAGGTGGACGCGCTTGAGAAAAATATCGCCGCCCAGCAAGGCACGCAGGCCTACATCGGACTTCAGCAGGCCCGCATGCAGCAAGGTGTCGCCCCTCTGGTCCGCCACGAAGAGGCCCTCCAACTTCAGCCCCAGGGGAAAGCGCAACCGCAATGCTTCCAGTTCCACTCTGGTGCCTGTCTTCTCGCGGAGAATGGCCACCGCCTTGCCGCGCACCAGGTCCTGCACCGGCGGCAGATAGAGCAGCAACGCGGCCAGGGCTGTGATCAGGAGGGGGAGGAGGAGGAGCCCGGCCACCACCCGCAGCCACCGGCGGCCCCTGCTCCGCTGGGCATTTGGGGGCTTCGCGTCATTGGTATCGGCGGAGGGCGGCGACAATGCGCCGAAGTTACTGAGGGGCCTCACCGCGCACCCTCACGCCACACCTGCAGTGGTCACAAGCGCAGCTCCTTCATCTCTCCCTTGTCCGTGACCATGAAGTAGCGCACGATCTCCTTCGCTTCCTTCTTGGGGAAGGCCTCGGGCAGTTGGCAGTGCAGGGTGAGGTTGTAGGTGTATTGTACCGGTGGTTCGGTGATCTCGGCGTGCAGCACGATGTCGAATTGACCGTAGGGCACCTTGTTGTAGAAGTGCGCGTTGGGCCGGCGCACATCGTTCACCACCTGGCCCTTGCGGCGGCTGTTGAGGCTGCTCTGAACGCGGCTCTGGTAGGTGGTGTAGCGGTCCAGGGGGAAGTAGGCCCCGTTCCGCTCGGCAGCGACGCGGTGGCTTTCACCCGTCTTCAGGCCCAACTTCTCGCAATTGGCCAGCTTCTGTTGCAGCAGCTTGGTGGCGAACATCCGCAGCGTGTCGTAGGCCGCGCCCTGGTGCTTCACGAAGAAGTCCACCTTCACCAGATCGTAGATCTCCTCCTTGGCGCAGGCGGTCACCAGTTGGTCCAGCACGCGCGCATCGGTGAAGCGGATGTGGATGTTCTTCTGGATCTCGAAGCCGGCGGGGATCTCCTGGTAGCTGCGGCTGAAGAGCTTGCGGTTCGCTTCCAACTCATACACGGGCACGAAGGAGAGCATGTCGGTGAAGACGTCGGCATCCTTGATCCCATGCCTGGCCACGCGTTTCAGCACGCCACCGATGCGCGCGTTCATCAGGCTGTCGGCCTCCTCGGCGGTCTGGCCCAATTGCGTCACGTGGAAGATCGCCAGGTAGCTGTCGGCCCGCACGTTCATCATGGCGTTCACCTCCAGCACCAGCATGTTGCCCTGTATGCTGGCCTTCACCGGCTGCTCGGCCTGTTGGAACCAGATGCGGCTCGCGGCCTCGTACATGAGGTTGCCCATGGCCTGGGGCCGCGCGGACAAGGCGGAGAACAGCAGTGCGAAAGCGAGGAGCGGACGGGTCATGATCGGGGTTTTGCCCGATCGGTACACGCGCCCTTGGGGGCGGTTCAGTCCTTCTTCCTGAAATCCCCGTTCTGCCAGGCCTGGATGAATTGCGCCCAGGCGATGGGGTTGAAAAGGTTCACCGTGGGCGTGCCGCCGCTGTAGTAGAGCTGCGTGCGGTCCATGGCCATCTGGTACTGGAAGCTCTGGTAGGCGTCCGGCGGCAGGTTCTCCATGCGCTGGATCATCTCGGCGGGCGAGAGGTTGCGCATGGCCAGCTGGAAGTCGTCCTCCGGCAGCTTCAGGTTGAGGAAGGCCTCCTTGAACTGCTCCCGCGAGGGCCAGGGGTACACGCTGATCTCGCCCAGCATGATGGTGTCGCGCGCCATCACGTGGATCATGGAGTATTTGCTCTCGGGCAGGTCGCGCGGGATGACGTACTGCGAGCGCTGGAAGCCCACGGCGCTGAACAGGATGGTATCGCCCTCCTGCGCCACGAAGCTGAAGTAGCCGAACACATCGCTCATGGTGCCCCGGAAGCTGTTCTTGATGAGGATGTTGGTGAAGGGCACCGGCGAGAGGCTGTCGGTGACCACCACGCCGCTGAACTGCACCAGGTCGTTCTTACGCTCGGGCTGGGCCTGGGCCATGGCGGCGGCCAGGAGAAGGGGCAACAGGGCGAGGAGCTTCGATCGCATGTGGACAAAGGTAGCGGCGCGGCCGGGCAAGCTTCGGGCCGTTGTGCTTCGCCCTGGACCGGGAATGGACGGGAATGAACGGAAATGACGGGGGCCGCAACTGGTCGGCTGGAGCATGCCCATGCACGACCATCCATGTACATGCATGTTTCTGCCGGGCCGGATCCCGGCCCGTTGTGCGGCATGGTCCCACCGGATAGCTTTGTGTGCTCCCTTCTCCCCCAGCCACCATGCGACACTTCCTGCTCCTGGGCGCCTGTGCGCTCCTCGCTCCTGTTACAGCCCAGATCGTCATCGGCCCGGCCGACATGCCCATCGCCGGCGACACCATGCGCTACCAGACCACCCTGCCCGCCGGTATCAATGTGGAGCAGACCGGCCCCGGCGTGGTGTGGGACTTCGGCGACCTGCAGCCCTTGCTGCCCGGCGCCGACACCGCGGTCACCGTGGCCTCCACGCCCTTTCTCTACCAATTCTTCTTCAACAACAACATCCTCTACCCGGAGCACGCCGCCAACTACGCGGTGAAGGGCATGGGCTTCAGCCTGCAGGGCATCACGCTGGAGAACGTCTTCGAGTACTACAAGATCGGCCCCACCGGATTCCGGAATGTGGGCTTCGGCGCCACCATCAACGGTCTGCCCGCCTCGGTGCGCCGCATCCCCGTGGATTGGATCCACCGTTTTCCCATGGAATACGGGGATACGGACGACTCCTTCAGCGAATTCCAGATCGACATCCCCACCCTCGGCTTCTTTGGCCAGACGCAACAGCGCGACAACGTGGTGGACGGCTGGGGCACCCTCTACCTGCCGGCGGACACCTTCCAAGTGCTGCGCGTGCGTTCCACGCTGACCCGGCGCGACACCATTTTCGTGGACCAGATCGGCATCGGCTTCGGCTTCGATGAGCCCCTCACCGTGGAGTACAAGTGGATCGCGCCCGGCATGGACGTGCCCGTGCTGCTGGTGACCACCACAGCCGGTGTGCCCGGAACCGCGCGCTTCCATTACAACCCCGGTGTTACCAGCGTGGAGGAGACCATCAGCGGCACGCTGCCGCAGGTCTTCCCCAACCCCGCTTCGGAAATGGTGCGCGTACGGATCCCCGAAGGATGGCGCGGCCAGCTCTTCCTGCACGATGCCACCGGCCGCGTGGTGCTTGGTGGCCTGGCCGTGACACCCGGCGCGGACATCGCCCTGGACCTTGGCGGCCTGGCCGCCGGCTCCTACCTGCTGCGGATCCAGGGCACCTCCCTGTGGACCACGCGTCTGGTGGTGGCACGCTGATCCCTGCCAGCCTGACACGTGCACCGTGTTGGAACGATGCTTGATCGCGAGCACCGCCGCTACCTTCGCGGCATTACCTGACACCCCCGACACAACATGAAAAGCATCGGTCTCTGGATCTTCGTGGGCGTGATCGCCCTGCTCGCCTTCTGGGGCATGCGCTTCTACAACGGCACCATCGGCATGGACGAGGACGTGAAGAAGCAGTGGAGCAACGTGGAGAACGCCTACCAGCTGCGCGCTGACAAGACGCAGAACCTGGTGGCCATCGTGAAGGGCGCCGCCGATTTCGAGCAGGAGACCCTCACCGGCGTGATCGAAGCCCGCGCCAAGGCCACCAGCGTCAATGTCAGCGCGGACAACCTCACGCCCGAGAACATCCGCGCCTTTGAAGAGGCCCAGCAACAGTTCACCGGTGCCCTCTCGCGCCTGATGGTGACCGTGGAGCGCTACCCCGAGCTGAAGGCCGTGCAGGGTTTCCGCGATTTCCAGGCCCAGTACGAGGGCATGGAGAACCGAATCGGCGTGGAGCGCCGCAAGTACAACGAGGTGGCGCGCGAATTCAACACCCGCATCAAGCGCTTCCCCGGCAACCTGCTCGCCGGCATGTTCGGCTTCTCGGAGAAGGGCTACTTCGAGGCCCGCGAAGGCACCGACCAGGCACCGCAGATCGCTTTCTGACGTGCTCACCGCCGAGGACTTCCTGACCGACGAGGAGCGTGCCCGCGTGGCGGCGGCCATCGGCGAGGCCGAACGCCTCACCAGCGGCGAGATCCGCGTGCATGTCGAGGACCACATCGAGGAGGATGTGCTGGACCATGCCGCCTACATCTTCACCGAACTCGGCATGCAGCACACGCGCGAACGCAACGGCGTGCTCATCTACGTCTCCGCCGGCGATCGGCTGGTGGCGGTCGTGGGCGACAAGGGCGTGAATGAAAAGGTGCCCACCGGCTTTTGGGACCAGACCCTCGCCGTATTGAAGCTCCATTTCGCCGCCGAGCGCCGGGCCGATGGCCTGTGCGAAGCGGTGCGCATGGTGGCCGCCCTGCTCGCCAAGCACTACCCACCGCGTCGCGATGACGTGGACGAGTTGTCCAACGAAGTGAGCATCGGGCGGCGATGAGGACGAAAGGGGTCCTGCTCTTCCTTCTGCTCACATCCACCGGGTGGGCCGCATCGTTCGATTGCTCACTGAAGCCGCCGCCGGAGCGCCAGCAGGACAAGCTGGTGTGGCAGTATGGTGAGCCCTGGCTGAAAGCCGCCGAGGTGGAGCGCCTCAATGCCAAACTCGTGGAATTCGCCCGCGAGACCAGCAACCAGATCCTGGTGCTGGTGGTGGACACCCTCTGCGGCTACCCCGAATCGGACCTCGCCTTCGAAGTGGGGGAGAAGTGGGGCATCGGACAGAAGCGCTTCGACAACGGGATCGTCTTCCTCGTGAAGCCCTTCGGCAAGCCCGGCGAGCGCGCGCTCTTCATCGCCGTGGGCTACGGCCTCGAAGGCGTGATCCCCGACCTCACCGCCAAACGCATCGTGGACCGCGAGGCCATTCCGCACTTCCAGGAAGGCCGCTACTTCCAAGGCGTGGACCAGGCCACCGACGTGCTCATGGCACTGGCCAAGGGCGAGTTCGATGAAAAGAGCTACGGCCGTGATCCGATCCCCTGGGGCGTCCTCGCCTTCATTGTCATCATGATCGTGGTGATGACGCTGTCCTGGCGTGGAGGTGTGAAACGCTACGCCAAGCGCAACAACATCGATTTCTGGACCGCCATGTGGCTCCTGTCGCAGACCCAGCAGAAGCACGGGCGCCGTGGCGGTGGCGGCTTCGGTGGCGGTTTTGGCGGTGGCGGTGGCGGCGGATTCGGTGGCTTCGGTGGCGGCGGCTTCGGTGGCGGCGGCGCCGGTGGCCGCTGGTAACGCCAACCTCCATCATCCAAACCCACACCCTACCAACCTTCCAACCATCCCTTGACCTTCAACAAATGGATCGGCGGCGGACTGGGCTGGGCCTTCGGTGGCCCCATCGGTGGCGTGCTGGGCTTCGCCGTGGGCGCGATGATCGATCGCATGGGCCGTGGGGAATGGATCCCGGGGCCTGAGGAGGGTGCCGGACCTGGTGGGCATACGCAGCACACGGGCCGCACTACCACCGGCGATCTGGCCATGAGCCTGGTGGTGCTCAGCGCCGCGCTGATGAAGGCCGATGGCCGCGTGACACGCAACGAGCTGGACCATGTGCGGCGCTTCTTCCTGGCCCAGTTCGGCACCCTGCGCGCCAAGGAAATGTTGCTGGCCCTGCGTGAAGTGCTGCAGCGCGACATCCCCCTGCGCGAGGTGTGCGAGCAGGTGCGGCGGAACATGCCCCATCCCGTGCGGCTGCAACTGATGCACTACCTCATCGGCCTGGCCAACGCCGATGGCCGCGTGGAACGCAGCGAACGCGATCTGCTGCACCGCATCGCGCAGGACATCGGCATCAGCGACAAGGACCTCGCCTCGCTCAGCGCCATGTTCCGCATGGCCGACCCCACCGCCGCCTACGCCGTGCTGGAGATCGATCCCAAGGCCAGCGACGAGGAGGTGAAGAAGGCCTACCGCCGCATGGCCATGAAGTTCCACCCGGACAAAGTGGCCCAGCTGGGCGAGGAGGTGCAAAAGGCAGCGGCCGAGAAGTTCAAGAAGGTGCAACAGGCCTATGAAAGCATACAAAAGGAGCGGGGGATGAAGTAGTCTCTTGCCGTTGGAGGATGAAGGTCGCGGGAACCTCCTCCAGGGAACAACGCCTTCCACTTTCGACATTCAACCCCAAGCCTTCATCAACCACCCATGCTCATCCTGCTCTCCCCGGCCAAAGACCTCAATGAAAGTCCCGTGAGCGGCATCCGGACCACGGTGCCGGTGCTGTTGGAGCATGCCGTGCCGCTGGCGGAGAAGTTGCGCGGCATGAGCGCGAAGAAGCTCGCCACGCTCATGGACATCAGCCCCAAGCTGGCCGCGCTGAACCACGCGCGTTACCAGGCCTGGTCGGTGCCGTTCGGGAAGCATGCGCTGCCGGCGGGCTTCGCCTTCAACGGCGAGGCCTATCGGGGGCTGGACATCCGCACGCTTGATGCTGACGACCTCCGTTTCGCGCAGCGGCATTTGCGGATCCTGTCCGGGTTGTATGGCGTGCTGCGTCCGCTGGACCGCATGCTGCCCTATCGCTTGGAAATGGGCACCCCCTTGGCCATGGGCCGTGGCTTGAAGGACCTCTATGCCTGGTGGGGCGATCGCATCACCGACGCGTTGCAGGGTGATCTGAAACAGGCGGGGAAGGTGGTGGTGAACCTCGCCTCGCAGGAATACTTCAAGGCGGTGAGGACCGGACGGCTTGGTGTACCGGTGATCACGCCCGTATTCAAGGACCGCGTGGGGAGCGGTCACAAGGTGGTCATGGTCTTCGCCAAACACCAGCGCGGCGCCATGGCGCGGCACATCATCCGGCACCGCATCCTCGATCCGCAGGCGCTGAAGAAGTACGATGGTGATGGTTACCGCTTCAGCGCGGAGGAGAGCACGGTGGACCAGTGGGTCTTTCTGCGCGACCGGCGTTAGAAGCGCAAGAGCAGTCCGGCCGTGAGCCGCGTGGAGGACCACGATACGGAGATCGGCCTGCCGTCCGCGTCGTTCACCGCTTCGCCCTCCAGGGCAAGATCGGCCGTGGCGCTGGCCGCATGATCCGCAGCGACGAAGGCCCCCAGCGTGCCGGAGACCATGCGCAGCCAGCGGGCGCCCACCTGCACCACACCAGCGTTCGCCCCATAAGGCAACCTGCCGCCCACCGGACGCAAGGCCAGGATCGAGGTGCCTGCGCCTGCCAGGAGTTCCAGCGCCGCACGTTCACCGATCCATGGACGCCAGCTCGCTTCCAATTGATAGGTGGTGATGCGCAGGCGTTCCAAGGGCTCCGCATGTTCAGCGCTGCCGATGCGGTCGTAGTGCAGGCCCAGGGACCACCGCTTGCCGAAGCCGTGCGCGAAGGCGAAGCGTACCGCGCCACAGGGCAGTTCCGGTTGGCCGATCCCCCCGCCCGACCCGTGCAGGTCCAGCAGCCCCGCACCGCCGCCGAGGCTGCTCACCAGGCTGCCCTTGCGAACCGATTGCGCATTCGCCGTACAAGGCGCCAGCAGCGCCACCACGAGCGCCGCCCATGCGAGATCACGCGGACCGACCATGGTGCAAAGGTCGGCAGGGGGGTCAGTGTCTCAGTTCGCTAACAGGTCAGGTCGGCGAACATCGACGTTGACATACCCTTTTCCACCCTTTGCTTCGCCAAAAGGTGGAGCCAAAAGGCGACCACGATCCGAGCCGCAGCCCGGCTCACACGGGCCCGCAGCACAAGCCCACGAGCCGGGCGCGTCCGCGCGGATCGTGGACGCCCACCGCACGCTGTACCTGCACGCTCTGCTGTACACTACGAACTCTTGCTCCTCAACTGTCCGTTGCTGTTGGGCGCCCAGGCCGAAGCATCGGTCATGGAACTGATCAACATGGGTCGAAGTGAGACACTACGCAGGGGGCCACCACCGGTAATTTCGCCCCATGGGTCTGCTGTGGATGTTGGCCGGTGTGCTGCTGGTGGGCTATGCGGCCCTCTGCCTCTTCTACTGGATCTTCCAGGAGCGCTTCATCTTCATCCGGTTCCGGGTGGGACCGAACTACCGCTGGCGGTTCACCTTCCCATTCGAGGAACGTTGGCTGGATACCGGGGATGGCGCCCGCCTGCACGCCTTGTACTTCCCGGCGGAGAAGCCGCGCGGCGCGATCCTCTACTTCCATGGCAACACGGGCAGCTTGCGGCGCTGGGGCAGTTTGGCGCCGCGCTTCACGCGCATGGGCTTCGATGTGCTCATGCCCGACCCACGCGGCTACGGCAAAAGCCGGGGACGCCTCAGCGAGGCCGCCCTGCTGGATGATGCCGAAGCGTGGTACAAGCACCTTGGTATGCGATGGCGCGAGGAGGACATCGTGCTCTTCGGCCGATCATTGGGCAGCGCAATGGCCACCCCGCTCGCGGCCGCGCACAGTTCGCGCCTGCTCCTGCTGGAAACGCCCTTCGCCAATCTCTACGATGTGGCCATGTCCTATCTGCCCATCCTGCCCTACCGCCTGTTGCTGCGCTATCCCTTCCGCAACGACAAGGCCATCCGCCGGGTGCGCTGCCCGGTGTACATCTTCCACGGCCGCCGCGATACGCTGGTGCCCTACAACAGCGCGTTGCGGCTCTATGCCCAGGTGCCCGCGGACCTGCCGCGCGAGATGATCACCTTTCCCCGGGGCCACCACGGCGACCTGTCGCGCTTCCGGAAGTATGACAAGACCCTGCGCCGGGTGCTGATCGCGGCAGGGGGTGGGGGGGCGCGGTGAAGCATGAACATCCGCCTCCCTGGCCACCGCCTAACTTCGCGCCCTTCAAAACGCCGAACATGACCATCCGCATCATATCCGCCGCGCTGGCGATGACCGTCCTCAGCGCTTGTTCCCAAGGCCAGAAAGGCCGCACGCCGCTGAAGACCGAGATGGACTCGGTGAGCTACGCCATCGGGGCCGACATCGGCGCCAACTTCAAGCGCAACAAGCTGGAGGGCGTGAACCTCGAAGCCATGCGTGATGGCCTGCGCGATGGGCTGGACAGCAGCGTGACCATGGACGAGATGGTGCTGCAGAGCGTGGTGCAGCGCTACATGATGCGCATGCAGGAGGAGCGCCAGGCCGAGGAGCGCAAGCAGGGCGAGGAGAACCGGGTGATCGGCGAGGAATACCTGCTGGCCAACGGCAAGCGCGCGGGGGTGACCACCACCGAGAGCGGCCTGCAGTATGAAGTGATCAAGATGGGCACGGGGCCGAAGCCCACGGCGAGCGACCGCGTGAAGGTGCACTACGCCGGCACCTTGATCGATGGCACCGAGTTCGACAGCAGCGTGCGCCGCGGCGAACCGGCCGTGTTCGGCGTGACCCAGGTGATCCGCGGCTGGGTGGAGGCCCTGCAACTGATGCCCGTGGGCAGCAAGTGGAAACTGCACATCCCCAGCGATCTGGCCTATGGCCCCAGTGGTGGCCCCGGCGGCGCCATCCCGCCCAACAGCGTGCTCATCTTCGAGGTGGAGCTGCTGGAGATCGTGAAGTAGGAGGGTGCAAGGGGTGGTAGGTCCCAAGTGGAAAGGTGCGAGCGCGGGTGCGCTTGCACCTTTTCACTTTTCCACCCCTTGCACTTTGGTAGTGTCCCTGTTCGCCGATGAACAAACGCTCAGACCCTCCTTTCCACCTTTTGCTTCGCCAAAAGGTGGAGCCAAAAGGCGACCACGATCCAAGCGCAGGGCCACGCACCCACATACCCGCGCACTATCAGCGTTGGCCCGCGCCGCGCGGATCGTGGACACCCACGCACACGGTGGCCGTGAGGTCTATGCGCTCCGGACCCTTATGCCGGTCCACCACCCGATGGTCCCTGGCATTTGCGGCCCGAGACAATGTTCACAGAGCGTTTGGGGGCGAGCCAAAGTGGGACACTACCTGCAATCTCCACCTTCATGCCCTCTCGCCCTTGCACGTTCCACCCCTTGCACCCTTTCCACTAAGGCGCTTCCGGCAAAGGCATCCAGTGGGTGACGTCGGCGAAGAAGTGGTTGCTGGAACCCTCGCCCTGCCAGAAGTGGGGCACGCCGCTGTAGCCGGTCTTGCTGGCGTTCTTCAGGAAATGGTCGCGTAGGAAACGCAGGATCACCACGGGCCGCTCCTCGTGGTCGCCGCTCTTGCCGGGCAGGTACACCCGGTTGGCGGGCAGATGGCAAAGCACGCGCTGGCCGTCCTCGGGCAGTTTTTCTTCCACGGATATCCAGGCGCTCATGCGGTCAAGGTCGATGTGTGGCCAAGATAGGAGCCATCACAGAGGCTCGTCCGGTACAGCGCCGGCGGTGACCAGGGCCAGCAGCTGGTCCGCTGCGGTGCGCGCGAGTTCCTTGATCTCTTCAGGCTCGTTGGCGAAGAGCTTGCCGGCCTCCTTGCGGAGCAGATAACCGATCACTTCGGGGCGGATCTCCAGACCGGTGGTGGTGCTCACCGATTTGTCCAGGTGGAGCCAATGCCACAGCATCCTCAGCGCCAGCCGCAACGAGGAGCGATCGTGCAGGCGCCCGCCCTGCTCCACCCGCCCTTGCCCCGTAGGGTGATAGGTGAGGGCGCAAAGCGCGGTGCGCGTCATGGCCAGCAGGCTGTCCACGGCGACGGGGCCTTCCGGTGTGCGCAGCAGATCGGCCGCATGGAAGACCTCATGGCGCAGGTAGTTCATCTGGTGCGCGCGCGGCATGCCCTTGTTGAACTCCATCACGGCGGCGTTCACCTGACCGGCGTGCGTGACCAGGGTGCCATCATGACCATCCACCGCCTGGCGCTCCTTGTCCGCCAGCATGGACAGGTGGTCGGCTCCGGCACGGAGGGGATCCTTCGGCGGCAGGGTGAAGGAAGGCGGACCGATGGCGTGGCAGCCACGCCGATGGCACAGGCCGATGAGATGGAGACTGAGCGCGCGCAGAAACGGGCTGTCCAGCCCGATGGTCTCACGGCCTGGCAAGGGTGCTCCTTGGGGATCGTGGAACTGCGCGATGATGTCCGCCACACAGGCCTGCGGGTCGAAGGAGAGTCCGGCGCTGTGCTGTGCCAGAGCGAAGAGGATCTCATCCGCTTCCAGCATCGCGCGCACGTTGTCGATCATCACCGTGGCGCGGATGGTGCCCGTGGGCAGGTCGGCGCATTCCTCCAGTTCATGGAACAACCGGCCCCACCATCCTGCTTCCTGCTGGCCCCGCACGTCGCGCAGGTAGAGGTGCACTCCGCCCTGCCTTTCCATCAGGTTAATGGCGCAATTGCCCACCACGCGGGCCAGGTCGATGATGGACGCGGCGATGTCGTCGCCCGCGCCTTCGGCCGCATGCGCCGGCACGTGCAAGGGGCGCGGCACCACCATCAACCGCACGGTGCTGGCGGGATTCATGCGGATGCGGCCACCTTCGGCGGGTACATAGGCCAGGTCGGCCCTGGAGGCGCGTTCCAGATTGCGGTGCGCGCGAATGATGCGCCAGGGGTCCCCGGCACAGAGGTCCCACAGATCGGCCACGTAGCT is a window from the Flavobacteriales bacterium genome containing:
- a CDS encoding T9SS type A sorting domain-containing protein, producing MRHFLLLGACALLAPVTAQIVIGPADMPIAGDTMRYQTTLPAGINVEQTGPGVVWDFGDLQPLLPGADTAVTVASTPFLYQFFFNNNILYPEHAANYAVKGMGFSLQGITLENVFEYYKIGPTGFRNVGFGATINGLPASVRRIPVDWIHRFPMEYGDTDDSFSEFQIDIPTLGFFGQTQQRDNVVDGWGTLYLPADTFQVLRVRSTLTRRDTIFVDQIGIGFGFDEPLTVEYKWIAPGMDVPVLLVTTTAGVPGTARFHYNPGVTSVEETISGTLPQVFPNPASEMVRVRIPEGWRGQLFLHDATGRVVLGGLAVTPGADIALDLGGLAAGSYLLRIQGTSLWTTRLVVAR
- a CDS encoding LemA family protein, with the protein product MKSIGLWIFVGVIALLAFWGMRFYNGTIGMDEDVKKQWSNVENAYQLRADKTQNLVAIVKGAADFEQETLTGVIEARAKATSVNVSADNLTPENIRAFEEAQQQFTGALSRLMVTVERYPELKAVQGFRDFQAQYEGMENRIGVERRKYNEVAREFNTRIKRFPGNLLAGMFGFSEKGYFEAREGTDQAPQIAF
- a CDS encoding TPM domain-containing protein is translated as MLTAEDFLTDEERARVAAAIGEAERLTSGEIRVHVEDHIEEDVLDHAAYIFTELGMQHTRERNGVLIYVSAGDRLVAVVGDKGVNEKVPTGFWDQTLAVLKLHFAAERRADGLCEAVRMVAALLAKHYPPRRDDVDELSNEVSIGRR
- a CDS encoding TPM domain-containing protein, which gives rise to MRTKGVLLFLLLTSTGWAASFDCSLKPPPERQQDKLVWQYGEPWLKAAEVERLNAKLVEFARETSNQILVLVVDTLCGYPESDLAFEVGEKWGIGQKRFDNGIVFLVKPFGKPGERALFIAVGYGLEGVIPDLTAKRIVDREAIPHFQEGRYFQGVDQATDVLMALAKGEFDEKSYGRDPIPWGVLAFIVIMIVVMTLSWRGGVKRYAKRNNIDFWTAMWLLSQTQQKHGRRGGGGFGGGFGGGGGGGFGGFGGGGFGGGGAGGRW
- a CDS encoding TerB family tellurite resistance protein produces the protein MTFNKWIGGGLGWAFGGPIGGVLGFAVGAMIDRMGRGEWIPGPEEGAGPGGHTQHTGRTTTGDLAMSLVVLSAALMKADGRVTRNELDHVRRFFLAQFGTLRAKEMLLALREVLQRDIPLREVCEQVRRNMPHPVRLQLMHYLIGLANADGRVERSERDLLHRIAQDIGISDKDLASLSAMFRMADPTAAYAVLEIDPKASDEEVKKAYRRMAMKFHPDKVAQLGEEVQKAAAEKFKKVQQAYESIQKERGMK
- the yaaA gene encoding peroxide stress protein YaaA; this translates as MLILLSPAKDLNESPVSGIRTTVPVLLEHAVPLAEKLRGMSAKKLATLMDISPKLAALNHARYQAWSVPFGKHALPAGFAFNGEAYRGLDIRTLDADDLRFAQRHLRILSGLYGVLRPLDRMLPYRLEMGTPLAMGRGLKDLYAWWGDRITDALQGDLKQAGKVVVNLASQEYFKAVRTGRLGVPVITPVFKDRVGSGHKVVMVFAKHQRGAMARHIIRHRILDPQALKKYDGDGYRFSAEESTVDQWVFLRDRR
- a CDS encoding alpha/beta hydrolase, with the translated sequence MGLLWMLAGVLLVGYAALCLFYWIFQERFIFIRFRVGPNYRWRFTFPFEERWLDTGDGARLHALYFPAEKPRGAILYFHGNTGSLRRWGSLAPRFTRMGFDVLMPDPRGYGKSRGRLSEAALLDDAEAWYKHLGMRWREEDIVLFGRSLGSAMATPLAAAHSSRLLLLETPFANLYDVAMSYLPILPYRLLLRYPFRNDKAIRRVRCPVYIFHGRRDTLVPYNSALRLYAQVPADLPREMITFPRGHHGDLSRFRKYDKTLRRVLIAAGGGGAR